The Neodiprion virginianus isolate iyNeoVirg1 chromosome 5, iyNeoVirg1.1, whole genome shotgun sequence genome contains a region encoding:
- the LOC124306442 gene encoding mucin-22-like isoform X11, with translation MLSPNRVLLVISILASSTSSGSANTCTEGQYMNEETKQCTDIPGGGYYVSEATEICETSSLYPHSQNPTQYYFCSSNVLVLMECEEEKYYNWLIETCTTEIVIEVIPTIRIKNGIRDDIELDSCNTTGRFPVEVDCKVFYMCSTNTTHYFQQMMQCPSGTTYNGRSQICSVNRPCDDENSGCETNDESSTTEEATTFSESTTSGDTTTSGSSSTSESSTTEGATTSVKWTTPEVSTTGRSTTTTESPTTTECSTTEEETTSSETTTSGDTTTSGSSSTSESWTTEGATTSVKWTTPEVSTTRESTTTTQRPTTTESSTTEKEITSSETTTSGDTTTSGSSSTSESWTTEGATTSVKWTTPEVSTTGESTTTTQSPTTTESSTTEKETTSSETTTSGDTTTSGSSSTSESWTTEGATTSVKWTTPEVSTTGESTTTTQSPTTTESSTTENETTSSETTTSGDTTTSGSSSTSESWTTEEATTSVKWTTPEVSTTGESTTTTQSPTTTESSTTEKETTSSETTTSGDTTTSGSSSTSASWTTEEATTSVKWTTPEVSTTGESTTTTQSPTTTESSTTENETTSSETTTSGDTTTSGSSSTSESWTTEKETTSVKWTTPGASTTGESTTTTESTTTTECSTTEEETTSSETTTSGDTTTSGSSSTSESWTTEGATTSVKWTTPEVSTTGESTTTTQSPTTTESSTTEKETTSSETTTSGDTTTSGSSSTSESWTTKGATTSVEWTTPGASTTGESTTTTQSPNTTETSTTEKETTSSETTTSGDTTTSGSSSTSDSWTTEKETTSVKWTTPGASTTGESTTTTQSPTTTESSTTENETTSSETTTSGDTTTSGSSSTSESWTTEKETTSVKWTTPGASTTGESTTTTQSPNTTETSTTEKETTSSETTTNGDTTTSGSSSTSESWTTEEATTSVKWTTPEASTTGESTTTTQSPTTTESSTTEKETTSSETTTSGDTTTSGSSSTSASWTTEEATTSVKWTTPEVSTTGESTTTTQSPTTTESSTTENETTSSETTTSGDTTTSGSSSTSESWTTEKETTSVKWTTPGASTTGESTTTTESTTTTECSTTEEETTSSETTTSGDTTTSGSSSTSESWTTEGATTSVKWTTPEVSTTGESTTTTQSPTTTESSTTEKETTSSETTTSGDTTTSGSSSTSESWTTKGATTSVEWTTPGASTTGESTTTTQSPNTTETSTTEKETTSSETTTSGDTTTSGSSSTSDSWTTEKETTSVKWTTPGASTTGESTTTTQSPTTTESSTTENETTSSETTTSGDTTTSGSSSTSESWTTEKETTSVKWTTPGASTTGESTTTTQSPNTTETSTTEKETTSSETTTNGDTTTSGSSSTSESWTTEKETTSVKWTTPGASTTGESTTTTQSPNTTETSTTEKETTSSETTTNGDTTTSGSSSTSDSWTTEKETTSVKWTTPGASTTGESTTTTQSPTTTESLTTEKETTSLETTTSGDTTTSGSSSTSESWTTEEATTSVKWTTPEASTTGESTTTTQSPTTTESSTTEKETTSSETTTSGDTTTSGSSSTSESWTTKGATTSVEWTTPGASTTGESTTTTQSQTTTESSTTEKETTSSETTTSGDTTTSGSSSTSASWTTEEATTSVKWTTPEVSTTGESTTTTQSPTTTESSTTEKETTSSETTTSGDTTTSGSSSTSESWTTEEATTSVKLTTPEVSTSGKSTTTTESPTTEEKTTSPESTTSSDTTTSESSSTSESWTTEKETTSVEWTTLGASTTGESTTTTQSPTTTESSTTEKETTSSETTISGDTTTSGSSSTSESWTTKGATTSVEWTTPGALTTGESTTTTQSPTTTESSTTENETTSSETTTSGDTTTSGSSSTSESWTTEEATTSVKWTTPEASTTGESTTTTQSPTTTESSTTEKETTSSETTTSGDTTTSGSSSTSESWTTKGATTSVEWTTPGASTTGESTTTTQSQTTTESSTTEKETTSSETTTSGDTTTSGSSSTSESWTTEGATTSVKWTTLGASTTGESTTTTGSSFTTESSTTVGRSSTASTMTTDSRTTMEEMTSTGSTERTTDSSTTICVDVTLSPITTTATVPVTVECSSVGFTRVENSCTEYIQCTSEMLNTNTSTLPYKCPTCLRFNEQLAVCDYVSNVPECSNGASSSEKCTGPGTFRNTQDLQKYYTCENINDEILMTSHTCSGELIFNPDTLSCDDPASVTTIVQADECYTIGFFANSVHCGEFFMCTMETDALVQINSTCPPGLIYNEYGGYCTDATEIPGFSAVSDLDPTR, from the exons ATGCTCTCGCCGAACAGGGTCCTACTCGTGATATCAATACTTGCTTCAAGTACCTCGTCAGGATCC GCGAATACATGTACGGAGGGGCAGTACATGAATGAAGAAACGAAACAATGCACTGATATACCTGGAGGAGGGTACTATGTTTCGGAAGCAACGGAAATTTGCGAAACCAGTAGTTTGTATCCGCATTCACAGAACCCGACACAATATTACTTCTGCTCGTCGAATGTACTAGTTTTGATGGAGTGTGAGGAGGAGAAATACTACAATTGGCTGATAGAAACTTGTACAACTGAAATTGTGATAGAAGTGATTCCCACCATTCGAATTAAGAATGGAATTCGTGACGATATCGAATTGGATTCATGCAATACGACCGGTCGATTTCCTGTTGAGGTGGACTGCAAGGTGTTCTACATGTGTAGCACCAACACAACACATTATTTTCAGCAAATGATGCAATGTCCATCCGGTACTACGTATAATGGACGTAGTCAAATTTGCTCGGTAAACAGACCGTGCGATGATGAGAATAGCGGGTGTGAGACTAATGACGAGAGTTCCACTACCGAGGAAGCGACCACTTTTTCTGAATCGACGACAAGCGGAGACACAACTACATCCGGAAGTTCATCAACATCAGAAAGTTCGACGACTGAGGGAGCAACTACGTCCGTCAAATGGACGACTCCGGAAGTGTCGACGACAG GCAGAAGCACGACCACGACAGAAAGTCCAACGACGACTGAATGTTCAACTACAGAGGAAGAGACTACTTCCTCGGAAACGACAACTAGCGGAGACACAACTACATCCGGAAGTTCATCAACATCTGAAAGTTGGACGACTGAGGGAGCAACAACGTCCGTCAAATGGACGACTCCAGAAGTGTCGACGACACGCGAAAGCACGACTACGACGCAAAGACCAACTACTACTGAAAGTTCAACTACGGAGAAAGAGATTACTTCTTCGGAAACGACAACCAGCGGAGACACAACTACATCCGGAAGTTCATCAACATCAGAAAGTTGGACAACTGAGGGAGCAACTAC ATCCGTCAAATGGACCACTCCAGAAGTGTCGACGACAGGCGAAAGCACGACTACGACGCAAAGTCCAACCACGACTGAAAG TTCAACTACGGAGAAAGAGACTACTTCTTCGGAAACGACAACCAGCGGAGACACAACTACATCCGGAAGTTCATCAACATCAGAAAGTTGGACTACTGAGGGAGCAACTAC ATCCGTCAAATGGACCACTCCAGAAGTGTCGACGACAGGCGAAAGCACGACTACGACGCAAAGTCCAACCACGACTGAAAGTTCAACGACGGAGAACGAGACTACTTCTTCGGAAACGACAACTAGCGGAGACACAACTACATCCGGAAGTTCATCAACATCCGAAAGTTGGACGACTGAGGAAGCAACAACATCCGTCAAATGGACGACGCCGGAAGTGTCGACGACAGGCGAAAGCACGACTACGACGCAAAGTCCAACCACGACTGAAAGTTCAACTACGGAGAAAGAGACAACTTCTTCGGAAACGACAACCAGCGGAGACACAACTACATCCGGAAGTTCATCAACATCCGCAAGTTGGACGACTGAGGAAGCAACTACATCCGTCAAATGGACCACTCCAGAAGTGTCGACGACAGGCGAAAGCACGACTACGACGCAAAGTCCAACCACGACTGAAAGTTCAACTACGGAGAACGAGACTACTTCTTCGGAAACGACAACTAGCGGAGACACAACTACATCCGGAAGTTCATCAACATCAGAAAGTTGGACCACTGAGAAAGAAACAACATCCGTCAAATGGACGACACCGGGAGCGTCGACGACAGGCGAAAGCACGACTACGACCGAAAGCACAACGACGACTGAATGTTCAACCACGGAGGAAGAGACTACTTCCTCGGAAACGACAACTAGCGGAGACACAACTACATCCGGAAGTTCATCAACATCCGAAAGTTGGACGACTGAGGGAGCAACTACATCCGTCAAATGGACCACTCCAGAAGTGTCGACGACAGGCGAAAGCACGACTACGACGCAAAGTCCAACCACGACTGAAAGTTCAACTACAGAGAAAGAGACTACTTCCTCGGAAACGACAACCAGCGGAGACACAACTACATCCGGAAGTTCATCAACATCAGAAAGTTGGACGACTAAGGGAGCAACTACATCCGTCGAATGGACGACGCCGGGAGCGTCGACGACAGGCGAAAGCACGACTACGACGCAAAGTCCGAATACGACTGAAACTTCAACTACGGAGAAAGAGACTACTTCCTCGGAAACGACAACCAGCGGAGACACAACTACATCTGGAAGTTCATCAACATCCGATAGTTGGACCACTGAGAAAGAAACAACATCCGTCAAATGGACGACGCCGGGAGCGTCGACGACAGGCGAAAGCACGACTACGACGCAAAGTCCAACCACGACTGAAAGTTCAACTACGGAGAACGAGACTACTTCTTCGGAAACGACAACCAGCGGAGACACAACTACATCCGGAAGTTCATCAACATCCGAAAGTTGGACCACTGAGAAAGAAACAACATCCGTCAAATGGACGACGCCGGGAGCGTCGACGACAGGCGAAAGCACGACTACGACGCAAAGTCCGAATACGACTGAAACTTCAACTACGGAGAAAGAGACTACTTCCTCGGAAACGACAACCAACGGAGACACAACTACATCCGGAAGTTCATCAACATCCGAAAGTTGGACGACTGAGGAAGCAACAACATCCGTCAAATGGACGACGCCGGAAGCGTCGACGACAGGCGAAAGCACGACTACGACGCAAAGTCCAACCACGACTGAAAGTTCAACTACGGAGAAAGAGACAACTTCTTCGGAAACGACAACCAGCGGAGACACAACTACATCCGGAAGTTCATCAACATCCGCAAGTTGGACGACTGAGGAAGCAACTACATCCGTCAAATGGACCACTCCAGAAGTGTCGACGACAGGCGAAAGCACGACTACGACGCAAAGTCCAACCACGACTGAAAGTTCAACTACGGAGAACGAGACTACTTCTTCGGAAACGACAACTAGCGGAGACACAACTACATCCGGAAGTTCATCAACATCAGAAAGTTGGACCACTGAGAAAGAAACAACATCCGTCAAATGGACGACACCGGGAGCGTCGACGACAGGCGAAAGCACGACTACGACCGAAAGCACAACGACGACTGAATGTTCAACCACGGAGGAAGAGACTACTTCCTCGGAAACGACAACTAGCGGAGACACAACTACATCCGGAAGTTCATCAACATCCGAAAGTTGGACGACTGAGGGAGCAACTACATCCGTCAAATGGACCACTCCAGAAGTGTCGACGACAGGCGAAAGCACGACTACGACGCAAAGTCCAACCACGACTGAAAGTTCAACTACGGAGAAAGAGACTACTTCCTCGGAAACGACAACCAGCGGAGACACAACTACATCCGGAAGTTCATCAACATCAGAAAGTTGGACGACTAAGGGAGCAACTACATCCGTCGAATGGACGACGCCGGGAGCGTCGACGACAGGCGAAAGCACGACTACGACGCAAAGTCCGAATACGACTGAAACTTCAACTACGGAGAAAGAGACTACTTCCTCGGAAACGACAACCAGCGGAGACACAACTACATCTGGAAGTTCATCAACATCCGATAGTTGGACCACTGAGAAAGAAACAACATCCGTCAAATGGACGACGCCGGGAGCGTCGACGACAGGCGAAAGCACGACTACGACGCAAAGTCCAACCACGACTGAAAGTTCAACTACGGAGAACGAGACTACTTCTTCGGAAACGACAACCAGCGGAGACACAACTACATCCGGAAGTTCATCAACATCCGAAAGTTGGACCACTGAGAAAGAAACAACATCCGTCAAATGGACGACGCCGGGAGCGTCGACGACAGGCGAAAGCACGACTACGACGCAAAGTCCGAATACGACTGAAACTTCAACTACGGAGAAAGAGACTACTTCCTCGGAAACGACAACCAACGGAGACACAACTACATCCGGAAGTTCATCAACATCCGAAAGTTGGACCACTGAGAAAGAAACAACATCCGTCAAATGGACGACGCCGGGAGCGTCGACGACAGGCGAAAGCACGACTACGACGCAAAGTCCGAATACGACTGAAACTTCAACTACGGAGAAAGAGACTACTTCCTCGGAAACGACAACCAACGGAGACACAACTACATCTGGAAGTTCATCAACATCCGATAGTTGGACCACTGAGAAAGAAACAACATCCGTCAAATGGACGACGCCGGGAGCGTCGACGACAGGCGAAAGCACGACTACGACGCAAAGTCCAACCACGACTGAAAGTTTAACTACGGAGAAAGAGACTACTTCTTTGGAAACGACAACCAGCGGAGACACAACTACATCCGGAAGTTCATCAACATCCGAAAGTTGGACGACTGAGGAAGCAACAACATCCGTCAAATGGACGACGCCGGAAGCGTCGACGACAGGCGAAAGCACGACTACGACGCAAAGTCCAACCACGACTGAAAGTTCAACTACGGAGAAAGAGACTACTTCTTCGGAAACGACAACCAGCGGAGACACAACTACATCCGGAAGTTCATCAACATCAGAAAGTTGGACTACTAAGGGAGCAACTACATCCGTCGAATGGACAACACCGGGAGCGTCGACAACAGGCGAAAGCACGACTACGACGCAAAGTCAAACCACGACTGAAAGTTCAACTACGGAGAAAGAGACAACTTCTTCGGAAACGACAACCAGCGGAGACACAACTACATCCGGAAGTTCATCAACATCCGCAAGTTGGACGACTGAGGAAGCAACTACATCCGTCAAATGGACCACTCCAGAAGTGTCGACGACAGGCGAAAGCACGACTACGACGCAAAGTCCAACCACGACTGAAAGTTCAACTACGGAGAAAGAGACTACTTCTTCGGAAACGACAACCAGCGGAGACACAACTACATCCGGAAGTTCATCAACATCAGAAAGTTGGACAACTGAGGAAGCAACTACATCCGTCAAATTGACGACTCCAGAAGTGTCGACGTCAGGCAAAAGCACGACTACGACGGAAAGCCCaactacggaggaaaagaCTACTTCTCCCGAATCGACGACAAGCAGTGACACAACTACATCCGAAAGTTCATCAACATCAGAAAGTTGGACCACTGAGAAAGAAACAACATCCGTCGAATGGACGACGCTAGGAGCGTCGACGACAGGCGAAAGCACGACTACGACGCAAAGTCCAACCACGACTGAAAGTTCAACTACGGAGAAAGAGACTACTTCCTCGGAAACGACAATCAGCGGAGACACAACTACATCCGGAAGTTCATCAACATCAGAAAGTTGGACTACTAAGGGAGCAACTACATCTGTCGAATGGACAACACCGGGAGCGTTGACAACAGGCGAAAGCACGACTACGACGCAAAGTCCAACCACGACTGAAAGTTCAACTACGGAGAACGAGACTACTTCTTCGGAAACGACAACCAGCGGAGACACAACTACATCCGGAAGTTCATCAACATCAGAAAGTTGGACGACTGAGGAAGCAACAACATCCGTCAAATGGACGACGCCGGAAGCGTCGACGACAGGCGAAAGCACGACTACGACGCAAAGTCCAACCACGACTGAAAGTTCAACTACGGAGAAAGAGACTACTTCTTCGGAAACGACAACCAGCGGAGACACAACTACATCCGGAAGTTCATCAACATCAGAAAGTTGGACTACTAAGGGAGCAACTACATCCGTCGAATGGACAACACCGGGAGCGTCGACAACAGGCGAAAGCACGACTACGACGCAAAGTCAAACCACGACTGAAAGTTCAACTACGGAGAAAGAGACAACTTCTTCGGAAACGACAACCAGCGGAGACACAACTACATCCGGAAGTTCATCAACATCCGAAAGTTGGACGACTGAGGGAGCAACTACATCCGTCAAATGGACGACGCTGGGAGCGTCGACGACAGGCGAAAGCACGACTACGACTGGAAGTTCATTCACGACGGAGAGTTCAACCACTGTGGGACGGTCGAGCACAGCAAGTACGATGACCACCGACAGCCGAACCACTATGGAGGAGATGACTTCCACGGGTTCAACAGAAAGAACCACTGATAGTTCCACTACCATTTGTGTAGATGTTACATTATCCCCAATTACGACAACGGCCACAGTGCCAGTAACAG tTGAGTGTTCTTCCGTGGGATTTACGAGAGTTGAAAACAGCTGCACGGAATACATACAATGCACCAGTGAAATGTTAAACACTAATACTTCAACTTTGCCTTATAAATGCCCCACTTGTCTTCGGTTCAACGAACAACTTGCCGTTTGTGATTACGTATCAAACGTACCAGAATGTTCGAATGGTGCAAGTTCTTCAGAAAAATGCACTGGACCAGGAACATTCAGGAATACTCAAGATCTTCAGAAATATTACACATGTGAAAATATCAATGATGAAATTCTAATGACATCACATACCTGTTCAGGAGAATTAATCTTCAACCCAGATACCCTATCATGCGATGATCCAGCGAGTGTTACAACTATAGTGCAAGCTGACGAGTGTTATACAATTGGTTTCTTTGCTAATTCGGTACACTGTGGAGAGTTTTTCATGTGCACCATGGAAACCGATGCATTGGTTCAAATAAACTCCACCTGTCCACCTGGACTAATCTACAATGAATATGGAGGATATTGTACAGATGCCACCGAAATACCAGGAT TTTCAGCTGTCAGCGATCTGGACCCAACAAGATAA